The sequence ACCATCCAGGTCAGTACGCCGACCAAGACAATCATGCCGTAATGGCCAAGACTCTGCGCGGCACCTCTCAGATTCGAGCGCACCGATAATTTGCGCAGCATGGCCGGGCTGAGCGGCTTCAGGCGATGGTCGGGCTCAAAAACGGTCGCGTCAGTCATGATTGGGGACCTGTCTTGCTAGCTGAGCAGCGCGGCGATCTCGGCCTTGAGAAAAGCCTGGTCGTGCGGATTGTTGACGGGGTTGCCGGCGCGATGGCCGTGCAGGGACGGAATCGGATGCAGCACCGCTGATTTCGCATTGACCAGCTTGCCGAGCTCGTCCTCGTTGTCGCGGGCGTCGAAATAGCGATCGGTCGCGCCCGGCATCAGCAGCACATGCGCCTTGATCGCGGCGAGCGCGCGATCGAGATCGCCGCCGAAGGCCGCGCATTTGCTGATATCGCCGCGTTGCCAGATGCCGGCCTGCGCCAGGAGATCGTTGGCGTCGCGGCGGGCGAAGGTCGTGTCCCAGTTGCGGACGAGATAATCCTCGAGCGAGGTAAAGCCCGCCTCGCGCCAGAGCTCGTCGCGATAGAAACCATGCGACATCGCCCAGCCGGCATAGACGCGCCCCATGGCGCGATAGCCGGCGACGGGCTTCTCGACGAAGCGGCCGTCGCGGAAGGCGGGATCGGCTGACAATGCAGCCTTCACGCTTTCGAGGAAGACATGATTGTAAGGCGCGCAGCGCGCGCTGCCGCAGACCACAGCCGCACGCGCGACCATGTCAGGATGCAGCGCGGCCCAGTGATAGGCCTGCATGCCGCCCATCGACCAGCCATACACCAGCGCGAGCTTTGT comes from Bradyrhizobium diazoefficiens and encodes:
- a CDS encoding alpha/beta fold hydrolase, which translates into the protein MTGQRDYEIFEAGDVTLQSGAVFPAMKLAYKTWGTLSPAKDNVILYPTSFSAQHFDTEWLIGPEGVLDPTRYFIIIPNLFGNGLSSSPSNTLVPFPEITYYDAVAVQHRLLTERFGITKLALVYGWSMGGMQAYHWAALHPDMVARAAVVCGSARCAPYNHVFLESVKAALSADPAFRDGRFVEKPVAGYRAMGRVYAGWAMSHGFYRDELWREAGFTSLEDYLVRNWDTTFARRDANDLLAQAGIWQRGDISKCAAFGGDLDRALAAIKAHVLLMPGATDRYFDARDNEDELGKLVNAKSAVLHPIPSLHGHRAGNPVNNPHDQAFLKAEIAALLS